One region of Syntrophobacter fumaroxidans MPOB genomic DNA includes:
- the arfB gene encoding alternative ribosome rescue aminoacyl-tRNA hydrolase ArfB — protein sequence MIRITNRISIPEEELSFTASLSSGPGGQNVNKLNTRVTLRFDLANSPSLSPEDKALIATRLGTRIAKDGMLRVVSQSTRSQHANRELAVERFAELLKSALKRAPVRKETRVSKAAKERRLEEKKLRSSVKRQRSKGNADNDRDM from the coding sequence ATGATACGGATAACGAACCGCATATCCATCCCGGAGGAGGAGCTCAGCTTCACCGCATCGCTCAGCAGCGGGCCGGGGGGCCAGAACGTGAACAAGCTGAACACCCGGGTGACGCTCCGGTTCGATCTGGCCAACTCGCCGAGCCTTTCCCCGGAGGACAAGGCTCTCATCGCCACTCGTCTCGGTACCCGCATCGCCAAGGACGGCATGCTCCGCGTGGTGTCCCAGTCGACGCGCAGTCAACACGCCAACCGGGAGTTGGCCGTGGAGCGGTTCGCGGAGCTTCTGAAATCGGCGCTGAAGCGAGCGCCCGTGAGGAAAGAGACGCGGGTGAGCAAAGCGGCCAAGGAGCGGCGATTGGAGGAGAAGAAGCTGCGGAGCAGTGTCAAGCGACAGAGGTCGAAGGGGAATGCCGACAACGACCGGGACATGTGA